A segment of the Bacteroidales bacterium genome:
CAACCAAAGGTCCAACCAATGTTGTTTCTTTAAGCGGGCTTCCTATTTTTTCTTTTATCTGTTCATATGCATTAATAAGATTGTATTTTACTTCGTTATATACTTTTTTATGAACGATAATTCTTCTGGTTGAAGTACAACGTTGTCCGCATGTACCTACAGCTCCAAACACTGTTGATGCTATTGCCATATTAAGATCGGCAGAATCTGAAATGATAACTGCATTGTTCCCTCCTAATTCGAGTATGGATTTCCCAAGCCGTTCTCCAATGATTGCCCCGGCTCTTTTACCAACTCTTGTAGAACCGGTAATTGAAAATAAAGGAATCCGTTTATCGGCAACAAAATTATCGCCAAGTACTGATGATTTTGCAATGACCATATTGAAAATTCCTTCAGGAAGTTTATTTTTTTTGAGAACATCAGTAATGATATTTTGTGTGGCAATAGCGCATAAAGGAGTTTTTGAGCTGGGTTTCCATATTACAACATCGCCGCAAATGGCTGCCAGCATAGAATTCCATGCCCATACGGCAACTGGAAAATTGAATGATGTAATTAATCCAATAATTCCTAATGGATGATACTGGTCGTAAATACGATGATCTCTTCTTTCTGAATGCATGGTAAATCCATTTAATAAGCGGGATTGTCCAACAGCAAAGTCGCATATATCTATCATTTCCTGTACTTCGCCCATACCTTCCTGGTAAATCTTTCCCATTTCCAATGAAACAAGAAAACCCAGATCTTCTTTTGCTTCGCGCAGTGCAAGACCTATCTGCCTTACTATTTCACCTCTGTGTGGAGCAGGAACTTCACGCCATATTTTAAAAGCTTCTTCAGCTTTTTTTACAACCATTTCATAATCCTTAATTGTTGCATTTTTAACTTTTGCAATTTCAGTATTATCAATTGGTGAAACAGAACTTGTGATATCTCCTTCGGATTTAAACCATGTAGTGCCTGTACATACACCTTCATTCACAGCCTTGATACCAAAGCGGTCAAGCACTTTTTTTATTTTTTCTTTATCTGAATCTTTACTAAGATTAGAGCGTTCTTTTAACTTAGGTTCGTTGGTTATAACGACTTCTTTTTTTGAATCTTCAAAATTAATTACATTATTATTCATATTATTTTATTTTTATTTCTGGAAGTTTATTTAACTCATCATGAATGGATATTTATAATCTGTTGCAGGGGCAAATGTTTCCTTTATTGTTCGTGGGCTTGTCCAACGCAATAAATTAAGTTCACCCCCGGCTTTATCATTGGTACCCGAACCTCTTGCTCCGCCAAAAGGCTGGAATCCTACCATAGCGCCGGTGGGTTTATCGTTTATATAAAAGTTGCCTGCTGCGTATCTTAGCTTGTTACATGCATGCGCTGCAGCAACACGGTCGTTTGAAAATATTGCACCTGTTAAACCATAAGGAGATGTTGAATCGCATAAATCCAAAGTTTTATCAAGATCAATGTCATCGTAAACATAAATGGTCATTACAGGTCCAAAGATTTCTTCCTGCATGGTCTTGAAATATGGATCGTTAGTTTCAATGATTGTAGGTTCAATAAAATATCCTTTCGATTTATTTCCTTTGCCTCCGGTGATGATTTTTGCTACAGTTGATTGTTTTGCTTCTTCAATGTAATTCATAATTGTATCGAAGGCCGATTCATCAATTACTGCATTCATGAAATTTGAAAATTCTCTTACATCGCCAATTTTTATTTCAGAACACATTTCAACAAGATATTTTTTTGTTTCTGCCCAAAGTGATTTTGGTATATAGCTTCTCGATGCAGCCGAGCATTTCTGTCCCTGGTATTCAAAAGCGCCGCGAATTATGCCAACTGCCACTTCCAAAGGTTTTGCAGAAGGATGAACAAAAACAAAATCTTTTCCACCGGTTTCACCTACAATTCTTGGGTATGATTTATAATTTTTTAGGTTTTCACTTACGCTGCTCCATAATGAATTAAATGTTTTATTAGAGCCTGTAAAATGAATACCTCCAAGATCTTTATTTTGAATAGCTATTCCGCCTATCAAAGAACCGCTTCCGGGAACAAAATTAATTACCCCATCAGGCAGTCCTGCTTCTTTGAATACCTGCATTAGATAATAATTTGATAGAATTGATGTGGTTGCAGGTTTCCATAAAGTAGTGTTTCCCATTAATACCGGTGCCATATTCAGGTTTGAAGCAATGGCTGTAAAATTAAATGGACTTACAGTGAACACAAAACCTTCTAATGAACGGTACTCCATCCTGTTCAACTGGTTGAACCCTGATTTAGGCTGGCTGGAATATATTTTTGATGCAAAGTATGCATTATATCGCAGGAAGTCGATAGCTTCACATGCTGAATCAATTTCTGCCTGGTATGCATTTTTACTTTGTCCGAGCATGGTTGCTGCATTTAATAAAAAACGATAACGTATTGACATCAGGTCAGCAGCTTTTACAAGTATAGAAGAACGTACAACCCATGAAAGATCTGCCCATTCCTTGCGTGCCTTCATGGCTTCATCAATTGCCAGTTTTACTTCTTTCTCGGTTGACATGTGATAAGTTGCCAATACATGCTTGTGATCATGAGGCATTACCACTTTCCCGATTTTCCCTGTTCTTATTTCTTTCCCTCCAATTATCAGGGGAATTTCAATTTGTTGTTTGCTTTGCTTTTCTAACTCTTTAATTAAATTGGAGCGCTCATTGCTTTTTGGCTCGTAGTTTAATACATTTTCATTCTTAGGATCTTCAAAATTAAATACGGCATTATTCATAGTATGATGATAGTTTAAATTTTTTGTAAAATTATAAACATAAGCGATATGTTTAACAAAACATAACGACATTATTTTTAATTTTGTTTTGCGTTGATAAGTAGCTAATTATAAATCGGGAATTTTTGCGATTTATTTTTTTTCAATAATTTTTCGGCTTCTGAAAAAAGTTTTTCGATCGAATCAATCGTTGCATTATATTCAGAATAACCTTCCGAAAAGTTTATAGAATGAATAGAAAAATCTTTAAGACATTTGAAATGATGATTTGTACAAACTTCTTTGAACTTGTCGATTTCATGTTTTGTTTCGTTGAGATTTTTATTTTGAAAAACAATAATAAATTCATCTCCGATACGGAAACGCGAAAGCAATGCCTGTTCATGAAAAGTATTTTTTATTAAACCGGCAAATTCTTTTAGAACATCATCTCCTAATTTATAGCTGTGTTCATTAAAAATTTTGAAATTATCAATATCAACTATAACCAATGAAAAAGGTATTTTATGTTTCCTGAGTTGGTCTATTTTCCTGCACATCCCATGGTAATTCATCAGTGAGGTCATACGATCAGTTTCAGAAAGTTTTCGGAAATAACTTATACGTATCAAAAGAAAAACTACAATTAACGATAATACAAAAAGAAATAAATTACCGATATAAATGGTTGCACTATTAAACATAAAATGTAAATTATTTTACGGAAAATTATTTCTTTCTGATTCTAAGCGGGTATTCTTTTTTCTGTAAATAATCATAACGGAGATTACGTCCCGGTTGATAGCACAATGCAATGATGGAATCCTGTGCTTCTTTGATTGTGCTGTATTCAGCAAAGTCAAGTGTGCGTATGATCGCTTCAAACACCCTGATAGCGCCAGAATGATCAGCAAGTAAAATTCGTTTACCGAGATTTTTGTTCAGTAAATCTACAAATGTGTATGCAATACGCCAGTCGGCTTCAATTAATGTTTCGCCTTCAGGATAATGATAGAAACGGTTCTTGAACATTTTTGAAACCCTGCTTTGAATTTCAGGAGTAGGCTCTTTTCCTCCGCTGTATATTTTTATAGCTTCATTAGTGATTTCTTTTTTATTTCTGAAAGTCAGCGCGCCATATTTTTGTGAATTGATACCAAACATTGCATTAAATGTCATGTTAGTGTATCCGGCTTCTTGAAGGAAATGTCGGGCTGTTTGTTCAGTATTTTCCGATTCGCTGCCATAAACCTGTATCGGATTATCTTTCGACCAAGCCCAAAGGGGGTATCCGCTTTGATCAAGTATATCAACAGCTACTTTAAAATCTTTTCCCAATTCTTTAGCCGTTGCAATTCCTTCTTCTTTAAGGAAATTACTGCATATTCCGGGAATGCGGCGATTGCTGTTCCAGGTATCCCAAAAGCCTGAACCAACAAATTCAGGATTATCTCCACCCGATTCATGAATTGATTTGCCATGCCGGATAAGGATTACCTGCGTTTGATTCAGCGGGACATAAGCCTGGGCAAACATTGGAATGGCTTTCCCATTAGGCAGCCATATTATCGCTTCCTGCATGGATAAGCCGCTTCCATCATCAAGTGTTCTCCCTATCGTTCTTCTGCTGCCATCGGGATTAGTGGCCATATCATCGGCAAGGATAAGCTTGGTACGGTATCTTGTAAGTGACGAGCCGTATGAAGGAATATTTTGCGGGCAAAGCATATCACTGAATTTGCTAATGCTGAATATCTGGAGTAATAGTCTTCTGAAACTGTCATTCTGTATTAACCCGTTCCATGCCAGATAGAGGAGATGAGGGTCGGCATTGGGTATCTGGTGTGTTATAAATTCATATTTACTTTTAATATAACTTTGCGGATTCAAATCTATCTCGAAATTTTTCAGAAAGAAATAAATTTCTTTACTGATTATTTTTAAATTATTAATAAAATCAATAGTTACATCGTGTTCTGAAAGTTTAAGTTTATCGCCATATACCAATTTTAAAAAAGCGATATCTTCTTTTACACTTTTTTCGGTATGGCAGTTATGAAACTCGGCATGTTCTCTTAATGCGATGCTGGTTGAAATTACTCTTTTTTTTTCTTTTTTTTCATTTGTTTTTCTGGTATCTTCTCCGGGACAACCGTTCAATTCTTCATTTTTCATAATATAATACTTTAAAATATTTTTATATAAAATTATAGTCGGTAAAAATTAAGTTTGCAAATATAATACATATTGTTTCTAAAGTCAATTAAACTCAATCGATTTAGGTGCTTTTAAACATAAATATTATCTTAAATGATTAACAAAAAAAAGTTATACTAAAGTGAAACTAATAAAAATCTAAAATACGAATTATTATTTCTGATTCGGTTAACCCGATATAATTTGTGTTACAGACCTTGTTTAACAATGTATTTGAAATGGTATGCGAATATTATAATATATTATAGGTGTTAATGATTGTTTAATTTATTTTTAATGAGCCGGCTTAATTTCTTATCGATAGTTTTGAAAATTTATTTTTTTGAATCCCACGATATGCACTGCATTACATAATGAGAAAATATTTTTTTGAATGACTTAAATTTATAATTTTGTAAAGAATAATTACCAAAATAAAATAATTGAATTTATGAAAAACATAGAGGAAATGAAAGCCAGACATGTATTGTTGAAAGAATACAAATATAAATCGGCTCCCATTGACAAAGGTTATAATAACCGTACATTATACGTTAATGTTTCTGATAATACTATAAATGAAAAACCGGTAAGCCAGCAGATGAAAGAAAAATTTATCGGCGGAAAAGGTTTTGGTTTAAGGTTGTTGTGGGATGCAACAAAACCCGATACAAAATGGAATGACCCCGATAATGAAATTGTAATTTCTCCGGGACCAATTGCCGGTATTACTCAGTATTCCGGCACAGGAAAATCATTGGTTGTTGCCATTTCTCCGCAAACGGATGTAGTTATAGACAGTAATGTTGGCGGGTATTTTGGACCATTCCTGAAATTCTCTGGATTTGATTCATTGGAATTACAAGGAAAATCAGAAAAAGAAGTGATTATTGTGATTGATGGTGTTAATTCAAGAATTACTATTGAAGAAGCGCCTGAAGAAACTATCGACAGCCATATTCTTGCTGAAGAACTCACAATGATGTATGCCAATGATGAAAAAGACAGGATGAATGTTGCTGTTGTATCAGCCGGAATGGCAGCACAGCACAGTCTTATAGGTATGCTTAATTTTAGTTTCTGGGATCCGAGAAGAAAAGTCTGCCGCTTAAAACAAGCCGGTCGTGGTGGAATAGGAACCGTTTTAAGAGATAAAAAAATTAAAGCAATAGTTTGTAAATATTCAGGTGTAAAAGGAAATTTAAATAATGTTGTAAACCTCGAAGCTATTGCTGAACGCGGGAAACGTTTCAATAAAGAAATTCGTGAACTCGACGATAAACAATGTGAAATGCGTACCAAAGGCACTGCTCACCTTGTTGAGATCATGAACGATTATGATTTGTTGCCTACTCATAACTTTAAATTCGGAAGTCATCCCAAAGCCGGCGGACTTCATTCTGAAATATGGAAATCGAAATTTACACAGGGATTACCCGATGGTTGCTGGATTGGATGTACTATGGCCTGTGCAAAAGCAGTTGATAATTTTGAATTAAAAACCGGACCATACAAGGGAACTAAAGTTACTGTTGACGGACCGGAATATGAAACAGCCGGAAGTCTTGGTTCGTGTATTGGCGTATGGGAAGCCGATCATGTTATTGAATGTAATTTCTATTGTGATACATATGGAATATGCACTATCACTTATGGAACGCTTACTGCTTTCATTATGGAATGTTATGAGAACGGAATTTTAAATAAAGAAAGAACAGGCGGACTGGAATTGAATTTTGGAAACTGGGATGCAGTAATGGAAATGCTGCATCAAATGGCACGTGGCGAAGGTTTTGGGAAAATTGCAGGACTCGGTGTTCGTAAGATGAAAGAATTATTTGCAAAGAACGGCTGGGGCGATCTTAAGTTTATGCAGGATATAGGCATGGAAAATAAAGGTCTTGAATATTCTCAGTATGTTTCAAAGGAATCGCTTGCTCAGCAAGGAGGTTATGCCATGACCAATAAAGGTCCTCAGCACGATGAAGCATGGCTGATATTTATGGATATGGTAAACAACCAGATTCCTACTTTTGAGAAAAAAGCGGAAGCTTTACATTATTTCCCAATGTTCCGTACATGGTTCGGTTTAATGGGATTATGTAAATTACCATGGAACGACGTGGAACCCGAAAATAATAAACAAACCGCTGAACCTGCAAAAGTTCCCGAACATGTGGACAATTACCTGACAATATTCACCGCAGTTACAGGATTACCACTTGATAATAAAGGATTGATACTTCAATCGGAAAGAGTATATAATTTCCAGAGGATATTCAGTATCCGCAGGGGATACGGCTTGCGCAAACATGATGCTCAACCTTACCGTGCTTGTGGACCTGTAACTAATGAAGAATATGAATCAAGACAGGAACGTTATGACAAGCAAATGAAAGAACTGATTGGTGTTGATCCAACCGGAAAATCAACTACTGAGAAAGTTGCAATCACTCGTAAATATCGTGAAGATCGTTATGAACAGTTGCTCGATGCAGTTTATCAAAGAAGAGGCTGGACCAAAAACGGAGTTCCTACAATTGAACATTTAAAAGAAATAGGAATGGATTTACCCGAATTGATTGAAGTGGTAAAACCTCTACAATAAAAATTAAGAAACCCCGCTGATTCAGCGGGGTTTCTTTTTATTCGTGAAACTCAAATTTCAAAAACATTCTGAATTGAAATTTGTAAGTTGAACGCCAGCCTTGCCGGCGAAATAGAAATCCCGATAGCAGATGCGTTCCGATACAATCAGAACGGGATAAATGATTGAATACTCCGCAGCTTGCTGAGCAAAAAAAGAAATACTTATCGATACCCCACTGCTCTGCGGCTGGGGGCTTCATTTTTTGTCAAAATAAAAATTCAATGAAAGCTTTATATATGTTGGGTTTAAGTTATACTTATTGTCATATGTTCTTTTTGTTGACACATCTGTTCCTAAATTAGGATCATAAACAAGAACATCATCTTCGTATTTATATTTTAAATGAAGAAACCTATACCCAAATTCTCCACCTATACTAAAGTTATCGTCGAAGAAATATTCAGTACCAAAGCCGAATTGAAATCCTAACGCGTTAATCCCTTTTAAATTTTCTTTAAAATCTTCATTGGCTGATGGGTCACTACTGTCTTCAACTTTCCCAAATGGAAAAAACTTTATAAAACCTGTACTAAGAAAGGCTTTAAGCTTATTGTTTTCTTTAATGAAATATTTTAATCCCAGTGAAGGAGCCAAAACAGTTAATGAATATTTATATTCATCTTTATAACTTACAATGCTACCCATATTTGAATCATACCTTCTTCCGGTTTCAATATAGTTAACATTTCCATTTATCATTTGAAGGCTAAAAAATGGAACAAAATTATTTTTCTTTATGCCGAAAGTAGCACTGTTTAATTGTAAACCCGGACTTACACTAAATGTAAACTGAGCGTAGCTTTTAGTGAGCGACATTGCAATTAATATTGCTATGATTGTGATTAATTTTATTTTTTTCATGTTGTTAAATTTAAAATTTACTTGTATTATTTTATTATTATGATTTGACAAATCTATTGTTGTAATAAAAAGCTGCAATTAAAACGGGGTTAATGAGACATTAAAATTGCATTAAACCCAAATTATGTAATAGGCAAAAAATTAGATAAAATAAAATTAAGAATTTGATTATACTGAATCTTGACGAATTTGCAAAGTCAAAGTCGTTTAGATTCAGTAATACTGAGCGAATGAATTTGCATTATTTTGCAAATTCGTTCAGCCGAAGTATAAAACCGTTGACGGGCAATAAGTGCAGGTATTTTTATTATTTAAAAAGTTCTAATGCTACGCATTATGAACTTATGGATTTTCAGTAATTGAATTTTCTATTGCGTAATCTGGGTTTAACCTGTTGTCATCAATCTAAAACAAATCTAAACGTGGCTGACAAAATTTTTAATTTTATATGCAATTTATTTCCTGAAAGAATTTAATTTTTTTACAGCGATCAGCCTGTCGTAGCTTGTTCCTTGTTCCTGGTTGTATACGTAGATGGTATAATCATTTTCAGTGTCGAAATGATTTCCTTCAATAAAAGTTTCATCGCCTGTTTTTTCATTGTTATTCAACAGAACATATTCGTAATTGTAGTAGCCTTGTTTAAGATATAATGTTCCTGTATATGCACTATGTGTTTTATCATATTTCATGATGGCTTCTTTTTTATATTGCCAGTCGGTAAGCGCGCCAAAAATATAAATATTTCCTTCGGCAATTTGTTCGTAATAAGGTAATACAAAATGTACATAAGCATATTCTGCTTCAATATCGCTGCTTTTAATGGCATCATCTGTTTTAATAAACTTCAATCCATTGATATCAGTTTCAGATGAGTAAACTTTATATGAGCGACGTTCATCAGGCAACAGGTATACTTCATAACCCAGCGAATCACGAACAACTTTATTTATACGGTCAGAAATAAACCGAATGCTTTTTGTGTCGAAATGCCTGAATTCATTACCGCCATTAAAAACATTGATGTCTTCGTAATCATAAACAAGCTTGTTGTCTTTTACATATTTTGGTTTAATATCATACACTGCATTATCCCAGCGATTATTTTGCTGTATGATAACTTTTAAATCAATGTAAGGATTAGAAATAGTATATGATGGATTTGAAATGGAAAAATCAACTTCCTGTTTATAAAACATATCTTCGTTCGACGTAGCGCGCTTTACTTCTCCTACTACATCAACCTTTTGTTCAAATATCATGAAACGTCTTGTCAGTACAAGGTTTTCTTCGGTATCATCATTTTCAAAAACTTTTAAAATATAATTTCCTGATTTTGTGGGACGAAGATTTTCTGAAGGGAATTTTAAATCGTAATGATAATATTTCTGCAAGGTATTAAACGAAGGAGAATAGGTGTTTATATAATCG
Coding sequences within it:
- a CDS encoding aldehyde dehydrogenase family protein encodes the protein MNNNVINFEDSKKEVVITNEPKLKERSNLSKDSDKEKIKKVLDRFGIKAVNEGVCTGTTWFKSEGDITSSVSPIDNTEIAKVKNATIKDYEMVVKKAEEAFKIWREVPAPHRGEIVRQIGLALREAKEDLGFLVSLEMGKIYQEGMGEVQEMIDICDFAVGQSRLLNGFTMHSERRDHRIYDQYHPLGIIGLITSFNFPVAVWAWNSMLAAICGDVVIWKPSSKTPLCAIATQNIITDVLKKNKLPEGIFNMVIAKSSVLGDNFVADKRIPLFSITGSTRVGKRAGAIIGERLGKSILELGGNNAVIISDSADLNMAIASTVFGAVGTCGQRCTSTRRIIVHKKVYNEVKYNLINAYEQIKEKIGSPLKETTLVGPLVDKAAVNAFVNAINEVKKEGDKVLFGGEVLEGSKYPSGNYVVPALVEAQNNYKIVQEETFAPILYLIKYSGSIDEAIAINNNVPQGLSSSIFTLNMREAEKFLSDSGSDCGLANINGGTSGAEIGGAFGGEKDTGVGRESGSDSWKQYMRRQTNMINYSNELPLAQGIKFEF
- the pruA gene encoding L-glutamate gamma-semialdehyde dehydrogenase, translating into MNNAVFNFEDPKNENVLNYEPKSNERSNLIKELEKQSKQQIEIPLIIGGKEIRTGKIGKVVMPHDHKHVLATYHMSTEKEVKLAIDEAMKARKEWADLSWVVRSSILVKAADLMSIRYRFLLNAATMLGQSKNAYQAEIDSACEAIDFLRYNAYFASKIYSSQPKSGFNQLNRMEYRSLEGFVFTVSPFNFTAIASNLNMAPVLMGNTTLWKPATTSILSNYYLMQVFKEAGLPDGVINFVPGSGSLIGGIAIQNKDLGGIHFTGSNKTFNSLWSSVSENLKNYKSYPRIVGETGGKDFVFVHPSAKPLEVAVGIIRGAFEYQGQKCSAASRSYIPKSLWAETKKYLVEMCSEIKIGDVREFSNFMNAVIDESAFDTIMNYIEEAKQSTVAKIITGGKGNKSKGYFIEPTIIETNDPYFKTMQEEIFGPVMTIYVYDDIDLDKTLDLCDSTSPYGLTGAIFSNDRVAAAHACNKLRYAAGNFYINDKPTGAMVGFQPFGGARGSGTNDKAGGELNLLRWTSPRTIKETFAPATDYKYPFMMS
- a CDS encoding GGDEF domain-containing protein translates to MFNSATIYIGNLFLFVLSLIVVFLLIRISYFRKLSETDRMTSLMNYHGMCRKIDQLRKHKIPFSLVIVDIDNFKIFNEHSYKLGDDVLKEFAGLIKNTFHEQALLSRFRIGDEFIIVFQNKNLNETKHEIDKFKEVCTNHHFKCLKDFSIHSINFSEGYSEYNATIDSIEKLFSEAEKLLKKNKSQKFPIYN
- a CDS encoding histidine phosphatase family protein, which translates into the protein MKNEELNGCPGEDTRKTNEKKEKKRVISTSIALREHAEFHNCHTEKSVKEDIAFLKLVYGDKLKLSEHDVTIDFINNLKIISKEIYFFLKNFEIDLNPQSYIKSKYEFITHQIPNADPHLLYLAWNGLIQNDSFRRLLLQIFSISKFSDMLCPQNIPSYGSSLTRYRTKLILADDMATNPDGSRRTIGRTLDDGSGLSMQEAIIWLPNGKAIPMFAQAYVPLNQTQVILIRHGKSIHESGGDNPEFVGSGFWDTWNSNRRIPGICSNFLKEEGIATAKELGKDFKVAVDILDQSGYPLWAWSKDNPIQVYGSESENTEQTARHFLQEAGYTNMTFNAMFGINSQKYGALTFRNKKEITNEAIKIYSGGKEPTPEIQSRVSKMFKNRFYHYPEGETLIEADWRIAYTFVDLLNKNLGKRILLADHSGAIRVFEAIIRTLDFAEYSTIKEAQDSIIALCYQPGRNLRYDYLQKKEYPLRIRKK
- a CDS encoding aldehyde ferredoxin oxidoreductase C-terminal domain-containing protein, which translates into the protein MKNIEEMKARHVLLKEYKYKSAPIDKGYNNRTLYVNVSDNTINEKPVSQQMKEKFIGGKGFGLRLLWDATKPDTKWNDPDNEIVISPGPIAGITQYSGTGKSLVVAISPQTDVVIDSNVGGYFGPFLKFSGFDSLELQGKSEKEVIIVIDGVNSRITIEEAPEETIDSHILAEELTMMYANDEKDRMNVAVVSAGMAAQHSLIGMLNFSFWDPRRKVCRLKQAGRGGIGTVLRDKKIKAIVCKYSGVKGNLNNVVNLEAIAERGKRFNKEIRELDDKQCEMRTKGTAHLVEIMNDYDLLPTHNFKFGSHPKAGGLHSEIWKSKFTQGLPDGCWIGCTMACAKAVDNFELKTGPYKGTKVTVDGPEYETAGSLGSCIGVWEADHVIECNFYCDTYGICTITYGTLTAFIMECYENGILNKERTGGLELNFGNWDAVMEMLHQMARGEGFGKIAGLGVRKMKELFAKNGWGDLKFMQDIGMENKGLEYSQYVSKESLAQQGGYAMTNKGPQHDEAWLIFMDMVNNQIPTFEKKAEALHYFPMFRTWFGLMGLCKLPWNDVEPENNKQTAEPAKVPEHVDNYLTIFTAVTGLPLDNKGLILQSERVYNFQRIFSIRRGYGLRKHDAQPYRACGPVTNEEYESRQERYDKQMKELIGVDPTGKSTTEKVAITRKYREDRYEQLLDAVYQRRGWTKNGVPTIEHLKEIGMDLPELIEVVKPLQ
- a CDS encoding DUF5103 domain-containing protein, with amino-acid sequence MYLFSKLKNQSYIFPFVFIFLFCFSLSVKASIPCDTIKKKNKNKEKPVSNEDEYYKKTFLRYEDYTYKENINTILFYKDGFELSPPLLQLGSDEELILSFDDFSDDIKSYKYTIIHCDAGWKPSDMLQMDYIDGFNDDYINTYSPSFNTLQKYYHYDLKFPSENLRPTKSGNYILKVFENDDTEENLVLTRRFMIFEQKVDVVGEVKRATSNEDMFYKQEVDFSISNPSYTISNPYIDLKVIIQQNNRWDNAVYDIKPKYVKDNKLVYDYEDINVFNGGNEFRHFDTKSIRFISDRINKVVRDSLGYEVYLLPDERRSYKVYSSETDINGLKFIKTDDAIKSSDIEAEYAYVHFVLPYYEQIAEGNIYIFGALTDWQYKKEAIMKYDKTHSAYTGTLYLKQGYYNYEYVLLNNNEKTGDETFIEGNHFDTENDYTIYVYNQEQGTSYDRLIAVKKLNSFRK